In Silene latifolia isolate original U9 population chromosome X, ASM4854445v1, whole genome shotgun sequence, the following proteins share a genomic window:
- the LOC141619920 gene encoding protein FAR1-RELATED SEQUENCE 5-like, producing the protein MAEACMLDDAVIDLAVIDGSLSDGTMEDQDDDDFRTHQVLTDKSNGTDLSKSLLGTTSEKWEEIYEMYRKHSQAVGFSIRKATSRRVNGPGTPEVERYFVCSCEGKHGNDSRLGLNGLPQVATNNLRNAAITRCECKAGLRSQWQQHHRSERRISDAEAETIKAMTEAFVAPSVQYKVAAAAAGGDVFVGHSKRDHINFVHRLKIKAIEGGDAATLINLMTKRQSEDPGFFFCVQFNEEGRLCHLFWCDSMMREDYRLYHDVLIFDTMYRTNRYNLICGAFVAMGDDLRPVSIFTDQDKAMSNAVEAVYPQSRHRLWQWLIQKNAISHFGSLKHDRPFQSMFNKCLNGCFNETEFEATWGTMMAEYGLDNHPWFNRLYSLRTKWCTALNNLHFSAGILSSQRSESTNHAMGFQASKTTPVAEFFGLFETTVRRWIWEEERKEFNCIRATPTSVFSLVDLLQHASQIYTLHLFHVFEIEFGLAMGTRAAVVHSEDSTLVYRVHTGGNEGASHHVTYDCVSHLTDCTCRKYQLMGMFCSHIIRVLHMHSVQEIPSA; encoded by the exons ATGGCCGAGGCATGTATGCTTGACGATGCTGTAATCGATTTAGCTGTAATTGACGGATCCCTAAGTGACGGTACAATGGAAGACCAAGATGACGACGATTTCAGAACTCATCAAGTGTTGACGGATAAGAGTAATG GTACTGATTTATCTAAATCACTATTGGGAACGACATCCGAAAAATGGGAAGAAATCTACGAGATGTACCGTAAACACTCACAGGCGGTTGGGTTTAGCATTAGGAAAGCAACTTCTCGCAGAGTTAATGGTCCTGGCACACCCGAAGTCGAAAGGTACTTTGTTTGCTCGTGTGAAGGGAAACACGGGAATGACAGTAGGCTAGGTCTGAATGGTTTACCCCAAGTAGCGACTAACAATCTGAGGAACGCTGCAATCACTAGGTGCGAATGCAAAGCGGGGCTTCGCTCGCAA TGGCAGCAACATCACCGATCTGAAAGAAGAATAAGCGATGCCGAGGCAGAGACTATAAAGGCCATGACAGAAGCATTCGTCGCCCCCTCTGTTCAGTACAAGGTGGCAGCTGCTGCAGCGGGCGGTGATGTATTTGTTGGTCACTCGAAGAGAGATCATATCAACTTTGTTCACAGGTTGAAGATAAAAGCGATTGAGGGCGGTGATGCAGCCACACTTATTAATCTTATGACTAAAAGACAATCTGAGGATCCGGGGTTCTTCTTCTGTGTGCAATTCAATGAAGAAGGGAGACTATGTCATCTATTCTGGTGTGACTCTATGATGAGGGAGGACTATCGATTGTATCATGATGTACTAATTTTCGACACAATGTACCGCACCAACAGGTACAATCTTATATGCGGTGCCTTTGTAG CTATGGGTGACGACCTTCGTCCTGTCTCCATCTTCACTGACCAAGACAAGGCAATGTCAAATGCTGTTGAAGCG GTTTACCCACAAAGCAGACACAGGCTATGGCAATGGCTTATCCAAAAAAACGCCATTTCTCATTTTGGATCTTTAAAGCATGATAGGCCATTCCAGAGTATGTTCAACAAATGCCTAAATGGGTGCTTTAATGAAACTGAATTTGAAGCGACCTGGGGAACTATGATGGCAGAGTACGGCCTCGACAACCACCCATGGTTCAATAGACTTTACAGCCTACGAACAAAATGGTGCACTGCACTAAATAATTTACACTTTTCAGCCGGTATTCTTTCGTCCCAAAGAAGTGAGAGTACGAACCATGCAATGGGGTTCCAAGCGTCAAAAACAACTCCAGTGGCCGAATTTTTCGGTCTATTCGAAACGACAGTCCGAAGATGGATATGGGAGGAGGAGCGCAAGGAATTCAACTGTATTAGGGCGACTCCGACCTCCGTTTTCTCCCTCGTGGACCTCTTGCAACATGCGTCACAGATTTACACCTTGCACCTGTTTCATGTGTTCGAGATAGAGTTTGGGCTCGCTATGGGTACTCGGGCAGCTGTTGTCCATTCTGAAGACTCGACTTTAGTCTATAGGGTGCACACTGGTGGCAATGAGGGAGCATCCCATCACGTTACTTATGATTGTGTCAGCCATCTAACTGACTGCACTTGCCGGAAGTATCAACTGATGGGCATGTTCTGTAGCCACATCATACGCGTACTCCACATGCATTCTGTCCAGGAAATCCCGTCCGCTTAA